The Zalophus californianus isolate mZalCal1 chromosome X, mZalCal1.pri.v2, whole genome shotgun sequence genome window below encodes:
- the CCDC120 gene encoding coiled-coil domain-containing protein 120 isoform X2 → MEVKAALFGEAAPQVKSERLRGLLDRQRALQEALSLKLQELRKVCLQEAELTGQLPPECPLEPGERPQLVRRRPPAARAYPASHPNPAHRSLCPAEELALEALEREVSVQQQIAAAARRLALAPELSVEQRRRRRQVQADALRRLHELEEQLGDLRARLGLPGLPPPQPLALAAGAVITAQGMCLGTRLAQLSQEDVVLHSESSSLSESGASHDNEEPRGCFPLAERPSPPKAWDQLRAVSGGSPERRIPWKPPPSDLYGDLKSRRNSVASPTSPTRSLPRSASSFEGRSVPATPVLTRGAGPQLCKPEGLHSRQWSGSQDSQMGFPRAEPASDRASLFAARTRRSNSSEALLVDRAAGGGAGSPPAPLAPPAAGPPVCKSSEVLYERPQPTPAFSSRTAGPPDPPRAARPSSAAPASRGAPRLPPVCGDFLLDYSLDRGLPRSGGGGGGGGPGWGELLPAAEVPGPLSRRDGLLTVLPGPPPVYAADGSSPLLRSKDPHARAARTKPCGLPLEAAEGPDVHPNPLLWMPPPTRIPPAGERIGHKNLALEGLRDWYIRNSGLAAGPQRRPVVPHVGPQHPPFLHARCYEVGQALYGAPSQAPLPHSRSFTAPPVSGRYYADFLYPPELSARLSDLTLEGEQSSSSDPQTPGTLV, encoded by the exons ATGGAAGTCAAAG CTGCCCTGTTCGGAGAGGCTGCCCCCCAGGTGAAGTCAGAGCGTTTGCGGGGACTGCTTGACCGGCAGCGAGCCCTGCAGGAGGCCCTGAGCCTGAAACTTCAGGAGCTCCGCAAAGTGTGTCTCCAGGAGGCG GAGCTGACCGGCCAACTGCCCCCCGAGTGCCCGCTGGAGCCTGGGGAACGGCCTCAGCTGGTCCGCCGGCGGCCCCCTGCCGCCCGAGCCTACCCTGCATCGCACCCCAACCCAGCACACCGCTCCTTGTGCCCTGCTGAG GAGCTGGCTCTCGAGGCCCTGGAGCGCGAGGTGTCCGTGCAGCAGCAGATCgcggccgccgcccgccgcctgGCCTTGGCCCCGGAGCTGAGCGTCGAGCAGCGCCGGCGCCGGCGCCAGGTGCAGGCAGATGCACTGCGGAGGCTGCACGAGCTGGAAGAACAGCTGGGGGACCTCCGGGCCCGCCTCGGCCTCCCGGGGCTCCCCCCGCCACAGCCCCTGGCCCTGGCCGCGGGGGCGGTCATCACCGCCCAGGGAATGTGCCTGGGCACGCGCCTCGCTCAGCTCAGCCAAG AGGACGTAGTTCTGCACTCGGAGAGCAGCTCCCTCTCAGAGTCTGGGGCCAGCCATGATAATG AGGAGCCCCGTGGCTGCTTCCCTCTGGCCGAGCGCCCCTCACCACCCAAGGCCTGGGACCAGCTGCGGGCCGTATCTGGGGGCAGCCCTGAGCGGCGAATCCCATGGAAACCACCCCCGTCAGATCTTTATGGGGATCTGAAGAGCCGGCGGAACTCTGTGGCCAGCCCCACCAG CCCGACGCGCTCGCTGCCCAGGAGTGCCTCCAGTTTTGAGGGGCGAAGCGTGCCCGCCACCCCTGTCCTCACCCGGGGCGCTGGCCCCCAGCTCTGCAA ACCCGAAGGCCTGCATTCTCGCCAGTGGTCCGGCAGCCAGGACTCCCAGATGGGCTTCCCCCGGGCAGAGCCTGCCTCCGACCGCGCCTCCCTCTTTGCAGCCCGCACCCGTCGCAGCAACAGCTCTGAGGCCCTGCTTGTGGACCGGGCGGCCGGTGGGGGAGCTGGCTCCCCGCCTGCGCCTCTGGCTCCGCCTGCCGCTGGCCCCCCGGTCTGCAAGAGCAGCGAGGTGCTGTACGAGCGCCCCCAACCAACCCCTGCCTTCTCCTCCCGCACAGCTGGCCCCCCAGACCCTCCCCGGGCTGCCCGGCCTAGCTCAGCTGCCCCTGCCTCCCGTGGGGCCCCCCGGCTCCCGCCCGTGTGCGGGGACTTCCTCTTGGACTATTCCCTGGACCGGGGCCTGCCccgcagcggcggcggcggcggcggcggcgggccaGGCTGGGGGGAGCTGCTGCCTGCAGCTGAGGTCCCAGGACCTCTCTCCCGCCGGGATGGGCTCCTCACCGTGCTCCCAGGCCCACCACCCGTGTATGCAGCTGACGGCAGCAGCCCCCTCCTCCGCAGCAAGGACCCCCACGCCCGTGCCGCCCGCACCAAGCCCTGCGGCCTGCCCCTGGAGGCCGCCGAGGGGCCGGACGTGCATCCGAACCCTCTGCTGTGGATGCCCCCGCCCACCCGTATCCCCCCAGCCGGGGAGCGCATCGGCCACAAGAACCTTGCCCTGGAGGGGCTGCGGGACTGGTACATCCGCAACTCGGGACTGGCCGCCGGGCCGCAGCGGCGGCCTGTGGTCCCCCACGTGGGCCCACAGCACCCGCCCTTCCTTCATGCCCGCTGCTATGAGGTGGGCCAGGCGCTGTACGGGGCCCCCAGCCAGGCGCCGCTCCCGCACTCGAGGAGTTTCACGGCACCCCCTGTCTCCGGCAG ATACTACGCGGACTTCCTGTACCCCCCGGAGCTGAGCGCTCGTTTAAGTGACCTGACGCTAGAGGGGGAGCAGTCCTCCAGTTCTGACCCCCAGACCCCGGGGACGCTGGTCTGA
- the CCDC120 gene encoding coiled-coil domain-containing protein 120 isoform X1: MEVKGQLISSPTFSASAALFGEAAPQVKSERLRGLLDRQRALQEALSLKLQELRKVCLQEAELTGQLPPECPLEPGERPQLVRRRPPAARAYPASHPNPAHRSLCPAEELALEALEREVSVQQQIAAAARRLALAPELSVEQRRRRRQVQADALRRLHELEEQLGDLRARLGLPGLPPPQPLALAAGAVITAQGMCLGTRLAQLSQEDVVLHSESSSLSESGASHDNEEPRGCFPLAERPSPPKAWDQLRAVSGGSPERRIPWKPPPSDLYGDLKSRRNSVASPTSPTRSLPRSASSFEGRSVPATPVLTRGAGPQLCKPEGLHSRQWSGSQDSQMGFPRAEPASDRASLFAARTRRSNSSEALLVDRAAGGGAGSPPAPLAPPAAGPPVCKSSEVLYERPQPTPAFSSRTAGPPDPPRAARPSSAAPASRGAPRLPPVCGDFLLDYSLDRGLPRSGGGGGGGGPGWGELLPAAEVPGPLSRRDGLLTVLPGPPPVYAADGSSPLLRSKDPHARAARTKPCGLPLEAAEGPDVHPNPLLWMPPPTRIPPAGERIGHKNLALEGLRDWYIRNSGLAAGPQRRPVVPHVGPQHPPFLHARCYEVGQALYGAPSQAPLPHSRSFTAPPVSGRYYADFLYPPELSARLSDLTLEGEQSSSSDPQTPGTLV; encoded by the exons ATGGAAGTCAAAGGTCAGCTGATCAGCTCTCCCACCTTCAGTGCCTCAG CTGCCCTGTTCGGAGAGGCTGCCCCCCAGGTGAAGTCAGAGCGTTTGCGGGGACTGCTTGACCGGCAGCGAGCCCTGCAGGAGGCCCTGAGCCTGAAACTTCAGGAGCTCCGCAAAGTGTGTCTCCAGGAGGCG GAGCTGACCGGCCAACTGCCCCCCGAGTGCCCGCTGGAGCCTGGGGAACGGCCTCAGCTGGTCCGCCGGCGGCCCCCTGCCGCCCGAGCCTACCCTGCATCGCACCCCAACCCAGCACACCGCTCCTTGTGCCCTGCTGAG GAGCTGGCTCTCGAGGCCCTGGAGCGCGAGGTGTCCGTGCAGCAGCAGATCgcggccgccgcccgccgcctgGCCTTGGCCCCGGAGCTGAGCGTCGAGCAGCGCCGGCGCCGGCGCCAGGTGCAGGCAGATGCACTGCGGAGGCTGCACGAGCTGGAAGAACAGCTGGGGGACCTCCGGGCCCGCCTCGGCCTCCCGGGGCTCCCCCCGCCACAGCCCCTGGCCCTGGCCGCGGGGGCGGTCATCACCGCCCAGGGAATGTGCCTGGGCACGCGCCTCGCTCAGCTCAGCCAAG AGGACGTAGTTCTGCACTCGGAGAGCAGCTCCCTCTCAGAGTCTGGGGCCAGCCATGATAATG AGGAGCCCCGTGGCTGCTTCCCTCTGGCCGAGCGCCCCTCACCACCCAAGGCCTGGGACCAGCTGCGGGCCGTATCTGGGGGCAGCCCTGAGCGGCGAATCCCATGGAAACCACCCCCGTCAGATCTTTATGGGGATCTGAAGAGCCGGCGGAACTCTGTGGCCAGCCCCACCAG CCCGACGCGCTCGCTGCCCAGGAGTGCCTCCAGTTTTGAGGGGCGAAGCGTGCCCGCCACCCCTGTCCTCACCCGGGGCGCTGGCCCCCAGCTCTGCAA ACCCGAAGGCCTGCATTCTCGCCAGTGGTCCGGCAGCCAGGACTCCCAGATGGGCTTCCCCCGGGCAGAGCCTGCCTCCGACCGCGCCTCCCTCTTTGCAGCCCGCACCCGTCGCAGCAACAGCTCTGAGGCCCTGCTTGTGGACCGGGCGGCCGGTGGGGGAGCTGGCTCCCCGCCTGCGCCTCTGGCTCCGCCTGCCGCTGGCCCCCCGGTCTGCAAGAGCAGCGAGGTGCTGTACGAGCGCCCCCAACCAACCCCTGCCTTCTCCTCCCGCACAGCTGGCCCCCCAGACCCTCCCCGGGCTGCCCGGCCTAGCTCAGCTGCCCCTGCCTCCCGTGGGGCCCCCCGGCTCCCGCCCGTGTGCGGGGACTTCCTCTTGGACTATTCCCTGGACCGGGGCCTGCCccgcagcggcggcggcggcggcggcggcgggccaGGCTGGGGGGAGCTGCTGCCTGCAGCTGAGGTCCCAGGACCTCTCTCCCGCCGGGATGGGCTCCTCACCGTGCTCCCAGGCCCACCACCCGTGTATGCAGCTGACGGCAGCAGCCCCCTCCTCCGCAGCAAGGACCCCCACGCCCGTGCCGCCCGCACCAAGCCCTGCGGCCTGCCCCTGGAGGCCGCCGAGGGGCCGGACGTGCATCCGAACCCTCTGCTGTGGATGCCCCCGCCCACCCGTATCCCCCCAGCCGGGGAGCGCATCGGCCACAAGAACCTTGCCCTGGAGGGGCTGCGGGACTGGTACATCCGCAACTCGGGACTGGCCGCCGGGCCGCAGCGGCGGCCTGTGGTCCCCCACGTGGGCCCACAGCACCCGCCCTTCCTTCATGCCCGCTGCTATGAGGTGGGCCAGGCGCTGTACGGGGCCCCCAGCCAGGCGCCGCTCCCGCACTCGAGGAGTTTCACGGCACCCCCTGTCTCCGGCAG ATACTACGCGGACTTCCTGTACCCCCCGGAGCTGAGCGCTCGTTTAAGTGACCTGACGCTAGAGGGGGAGCAGTCCTCCAGTTCTGACCCCCAGACCCCGGGGACGCTGGTCTGA